One window from the genome of Schistocerca piceifrons isolate TAMUIC-IGC-003096 chromosome 1, iqSchPice1.1, whole genome shotgun sequence encodes:
- the LOC124788012 gene encoding glycerol-3-phosphate acyltransferase 3-like: MVATMWTVVSFSFSLLITPFLMVLLGIIFLASIGKSLGVRRLYVNLLLKIFEYGRQHIEIAQKDRQVSRDNSDDEEKEEEKEQKDVLEVKENCNNVCNKTPEKKMNGVISNNLISREDLILAPDPVQNYKGNNKQEETSTAPPDLIRRRSFETLKREFQLSDLLDYVKAGVEAIIEDEVTHRFEAEELKSWNLLTRTNQYYEFISWRLTVIWMAGFFVRYFFLLPLRVMICFIGVMWLTACTAVVGYVPEGPFKRWLNHRVSIMCFGVLSSALSSVITYHNPENRPKSGICVANHTSPIDVLVLACDNCYALIGQRHGGFLGLLQRALARASPHIWFERSEVKDREAVARRLREHVSDPNNPPILIFPEGTCINNTSVMQFKKGSFEVGGVIYPVAIKYDPKFGDAFWNSSRYSMMQYLYMMMTSWAIVSDVWYLPPMYQQEGETAIDFANRVKGVIARQGGLVDLMWDGQLKRMKPKKEWKENQQKEFSKRLKLE, from the coding sequence ATGGTGGCAACTATGTGGACAGTCGTATCGTTCTCTTTTTCTCTTCTTATAACCCCATTTCTGATGGTTCTATTAGGAATAATATTTCTGGCCTCAATCGGAAAATCTCTTGGAGTTAGAAGActttacgtcaatctgttgttgaAGATTTTCGAGTATGGACGTCAACATATAGAAATAGCACAGAAAGACCGCCAGGTGAGCAGAGATAACTCAGATGATGAAGAAAAGGAggaagaaaaagaacaaaaagatGTTTTAGAGGTTAAAGAAAACTGCAATAATGTGTGCAATAAAACACCAGAAAAGAAAATGAATGGGGTGATAAGCAATAATTTGATCAGCAGAGAAGATCTCATCCTCGCGCCAGATCCTGTACAGAACTACAAAGGCAAtaacaaacaggaagagacatcCACTGCTCCTCCTGATCTCATTCGAAGGAGATCATTTGAGACGCTGAAGAGGGAATTTCAGCTTTCAGATCTCCTTGACTATGTCAAGGCTGGAGTTGAAGCAATAATAGAAGATGAAGTTACACACAGATTTGAAGCAGAAGAACTCAAGTCCTGGAATCTTTTGACACGTACAAATCAATACTATGAATTCATCAGCTGGAGACTTACTGTTATTTGGATGGCAGGATTCTTTGTCCGCTACTTCTTTCTACTGCCTCTACGTGTAATGATTTGTTTCATAGGGGTTATGTGGTTGACAGCTTGTACAGCTGTTGTGGGCTATGTTCCTGAGGGTCCATTCAAGCGTTGGCTCAACCATCGTGTTTCCATAATGTGCTTTGGTGTTTTGTCCAGTGCTCTGTCATCTGTGATTACCTACCACAATCCAGAAAACAGACCTAAGAGTGGAATATGTGTAGCAAATCACACGTCTCCAATTGATGTCCTCGTCCTAGCCTGTGATAACTGCTATGCCTTGATTGGTCAGAGGCATGGTGGTTTCTTAGGACTCCTCCAGCGAGCTTTAGCGAGAGCGTCCCCTCACATATGGTTTGAACGTTCTGAAGTAAAGGACAGAGAAGCAGTTGCAAGAAGGCTTCGTGAGCATGTGTCTGATCCTAACAACCCTCCAATTCTCATTTTCCCTGAAGGAACTTGCATTAACAATACATCAGTTATGCAGTTCAAGAAAGGAAGCTTTGAAGTTGGAGGTGTCATTTATCCTGTAGCCATAAAGTATGATCCAAAATTTGGTGATGCATTTTGGAACAGCAGTCGTTATTCAATGATGCAATACTTGTACATGATGATGACAAGTTGGGCCATTGTTAGTGATGTATGGTATCTGCCACCTATGTACCAGCAAGAAGGAGAGACAGCTATAGACTTTGCAAACAGGGTGAAAGGCGTTATTGCCAGGCAAGGTGGACTGGTAGATCTGATGTGGGATGGGCAACTGAAGCGCATGaaaccaaagaaagagtggaaagagAACCAGCAAAAAGAATTTAGCAAGAGACTGAAACTGGAATGA